A genomic segment from Lutzomyia longipalpis isolate SR_M1_2022 chromosome 3, ASM2433408v1 encodes:
- the LOC129793785 gene encoding NADH-ubiquinone oxidoreductase 49 kDa subunit has protein sequence MAQIQVWKRLLGSPKLLAPVASFAGQRRGAGKWAPDPEFMKKFDGPIMYPETIYKTWKPVQWNAKLPPVEKKVKNTTINFGPQHPAAHGVLRLVLELEGETVVRADPHIGLLHRGTEKLIEYKTYTQALPYFDRLDYVSMMCNEQCYSMAIEKLLNIEVPLRAKYIRTLFAEITRLLNHIMAIGCHALDVGALTPFFWLFEEREKMMEFYERVSGARMHAAYIRPGGVSLDMPLGLMDDIYEFAAKFGERLDEVEDVLTTNRIWVQRTVDIGIVSAEDALNWGFSGVMLRGSGIKWDLRKAQPYDAYDLVDFDVPIGTKGDCYDRYLCRIEEMRQSLRIIEQCLNQMPPGEVRTDDAKIVPPSRAEMKTSMEALIHHFKLFIQGYQVPPGATYTAIEAPKGEFGVYLVSDGSSKPYRCKIKAPGFAHLAALDYIGRKHLLADIVAIIGTLDVVFGEIDR, from the exons ATGGCTCAAATCCAGGTGTGGAAGAGACTCCTGGGTTCCCCGAAGCTCCTGGCCCCAGTTGCGAGCTTTGCTGG ACAACGCCGTGGAGCGGGTAAATGGGCACCAGATCCGgaatttatgaagaaattcGACGGGCCCATCATGTATCCGGAGACAATCTACAAGACATGGAAGCCAGTGCAGTGGAATGCCAAATTGCCACCAGTTGAGAAGAAGGTGAAGAATACGACGATTAACTTTGGGCCACAGCATCCGGCGGCTCACGGGGTGCTCCGGTTGGTGCTTGAACTCGAGGGGGAGACTGTGGTGCGAGCAGATCCGCACATTGGGCTCCTTCATCGTGGCACGGAGAAGCTCATTGAGTACAAGACGTACACACag GCTCTTCCTTACTTCGATCGCCTGGACTACGTGTCGATGATGTGCAATGAGCAATGCTACTCGATGGCCATTGAGAAACTCCTGAATATTGAGGTGCCCCTTCGCGCGAAGTACATCCGGACACTCTTTGCGGAGATTACGCGACTCCTCAATCACATTATGGCCATTGGGTGTCATGCCCTGGACGTGGGTGCTCTCACACCATTCTTCTGGCTCTTTGAGGAACGTGAGAAGATGATGGAGTTCTATGAACGCGTTTCCGGAGCCCGAATGCACGCAGCCTACATTCGCCCCGGTGGTGTGAGTCTGGACATGCCTCTTGGACTGATGGATGACATCTATGAGTTTGCAGCAAAGTTCGGGGAGCGCCTTGATGAGGTTGAAGACGTCCTGACGACCAATAGGATTTGGGTGCAACGAACAGTGGATATTGGGATTGTTAGTGCCGAAGATGCCCTCAATTGGGGCTTCAGTGGGGTCATGCTACGTGGCTCTGGCATCAAATGGGATCTCCGCAAAGCTCAGCCGTACGATGCCTACGACTTGGTGGACTTTGACGTACCCATTGGGACAAAGGGGGATTGCTACGATCGCTACCTCTGTCGCATTGAGGAGATGCGTCAATCACTGCGAATCATTGAGCAGTGCCTCAACCAGATGCCCCCGGGTGAGGTCAGGACGGACGATGCGAAGATTGTGCCACCATCGCGTGCTGAAATGAAGACAAGCATGGAAGCGCTGATTCATCATTTTAAGCTCTTCATCCAAGGATATCaa GTCCCTCCTGGAGCAACCTACACGGCCATTGAAGCCCCCAAGGGAGAATTTGGCGTTTATCTAGTTTCAGACGGAAGCAGCAAGCCCTACCGGTGCAAAATCAAAGCTCCGGGCTTTGCTCATCTCGCCGCATTGGACTACATTGGGCGGAAGCACCTTCTGGCTGATATTGTAGCCATCATTGGGACACTGGATGTTGTCTTTGGGGAAATTGATCGCTAA